The following coding sequences are from one Sardina pilchardus chromosome 16, fSarPil1.1, whole genome shotgun sequence window:
- the slf1 gene encoding SMC5-SMC6 complex localization factor protein 1 isoform X2, translated as MSAFDVPVQQCPAERRRTFQISGIKDAHSKGRLLRAIKQLDGMYIGGPIYRESITHLIVSQAVPSEKFLAACAGGKWVVTPEYLLDSVKLNKWLPEGPYEVNLSVRSPGLPNPVKAWREKVSWGLVSGAFQDWVVLLNVVDFKRRDIISRILKAGRAVVYLERPASVAITHVINRHMVEDTPDQEDVPCASMRQLALHLFGKSFAGLKWPVNQPSNPSDGDGEDVDTSSENVLEEVERLDCPLDVGVLSGLENTLEDYIFNVEKSKQKRKLLYPEFQSFYLSCPTTQRAPAELRNVQSLLDCGFFPQALEELQASLHPGVLPPAQLVLTLMQHALDGAAKPYTLSMFRTTLHNILRINSPWGSAAYVKYFQNILQCPECKAGVWSLLSTSFRVCMSSAATCHSLPSPARSELIGFHGDLQEFILRLFQLELHAVNSGLTTTVPWSTILGNAFWTVWERSTLSSKAVQQLAELLVEAYQWAQSCTEVDAVHGQRLLLRLQELLEVVGEFWCQAHSTLNRPLVDKGLQELGEHIAILCLGQGTDVAPDFLLELVPSMLCSQLRLVTADALYRFVCRRNGIITGTEPLSLRKIVSTYLKALGSLCARRPTADPSPRLGAEPALASCASQKPSSGLKGGVCVCLAQEKTTPHVA; from the exons ATGTCCGCCTTTGATGTCCCTGTGCAGCAATGTCCCGCAGAAAGACGGCGCACGTTTCAGATATCAGGAATCAAGGATGCACACAGCAAAGGGAGGCTGCTCCGTGCTATAAAGCAGCTCGATGGAATGTACATCGGAGGCCCG ATTTACAGGGAGAGCATCACCCATCTGATCGTCTCCCAGGCTGTGCCCAGTGAAAAGTTCCTAGCAGCATGTGCTGGAG GGAAGTGGGTTGTCACGCCAGAGTACCTGCTGGACAGCGTGAAGCTGAATAAATGGCTGCCTGAGGGCCCCTATGAGGTGAACCTCTCGGTCCGAAGCCCTGGCCTCCCCAACCCTGTGAaggcatggagagagaaggtgtcCTGGGGACTGGTGTCTGGGGCCTTCCAG GACTGGGTGGTGCTGCTGAATGTGGTTGACTTCAAGCGGAGGGACATTATCAGCAG GATCCTGAAGGCAGGCAGGGCTGTTGTGTACCTGGAGAGGCCCGCCTCAGTGGCCATCACTCATGTGATAAACAGACACATGGTGGAGGACACACCTGACCAGGAGGATGTTCCCTGTGCGTCCATGCGGCAGCTCGCTCTGCATCTATTCGGG AAATCATTTGCTGGATTGAAATGGCCTGTCAATCAGCCGAGCAATCCCAGCGATGGGGACGGCGAAGACGTAGACACCTCGTCTGAGAATgtgttggaggaggtggagaggctgGACTGCCCACTGGATGTAGGAGTGCTCTCAGGTCTGGAGAATACGCTGGAGGACTACATATTCAATGTGGAG AAATCGAAGCAGAAGAGAAAGCTGCTCTACCCAGAGTTCCAGAGCTTCTACCTGTCTTGTCCCACCACTCAG CGGGCCCCGGCGGAGCTGAGGAACGTCCAGAGCCTGCTGGACTGCGGCTTCTTCCCGCAGGCGTTGGAGGAGCTCCAGGCCTCGCTGCACCCCGGGGTGCTTCCTCCGGCCCAGCTCGTGCTCACGCTCATGCAGCACGCCCTGGAC GGTGCAGCAAAGCCGTACACGCTCAGCATGTTCCGTACAACCCTCCACAACATCCTGCGCATCAACTCTCCCTGGGGCTCGGCCGCCTATGTGAAGTACTTCCAGAACATTCTGCAGTGTCCGGAGTGCAAGGCAGGCGTGTGGTCCCTCCTCAGTACGTCCTTCAG GGTGTGCATGTCCAGCGCCGCTACCTGTCACTCACTGCCAAGCCCCGCCCGCTCGGAGCTCATCGGCTTCCACGGCGACCTGCAGGAATTCATCCTCAGGCTGTTCCAGCTGGAGCTGCACGCCGTGAATTCTGG CTTGACGACGACCGTGCCGTGGTCCACGATACTGGGCAACGCCTTCTGGACGGTGTGGGAGAGGTCGACTCTGAGCTCTAAGGCCGTGCAGCAGCTGGCCGAGCTGCTGGTGGAAGCGTATCAGTGGGCCCAGTCCTGCACGGag GTGGACGCTGTGCACGggcagaggctgctgctgcgtctgcaggagctgctggaggtggtgggCGAGTTCTGGTGCCAGGCCCACAGCACGCTCAACCGGCCGCTGGTGGACAAGGGCCTGCAGGAGCTGGGCGAGCACATCGCTATCCTCTGCCTAGGACAGGGCACAG ATGTGGCACCAGACTTCCTGTTGGAGCTCGTTCCCAGCATGCTCTGCTCCCAGCTGCGCTTGGTCACGGCCGACGCCCTCTACCGCTTCGTCTGCCGCAGGAACGGCATCATCACGGGAACGGAGCCGCTCTCTCTCAGGAAGATT gtgtCCACCTATTTGAAGGCCCTGGGGAGTCTGTGTGCGCGCCGGCCCACTGCTGACCCTTCGCCACGGCTGGGAGCTGAACCCGCCCTCGCCAGCTGTGCCAGCCAGAAGCCAAGCTCGGG
- the slf1 gene encoding SMC5-SMC6 complex localization factor protein 1 isoform X1 — MQGEVSRMSAFDVPVQQCPAERRRTFQISGIKDAHSKGRLLRAIKQLDGMYIGGPIYRESITHLIVSQAVPSEKFLAACAGGKWVVTPEYLLDSVKLNKWLPEGPYEVNLSVRSPGLPNPVKAWREKVSWGLVSGAFQDWVVLLNVVDFKRRDIISRILKAGRAVVYLERPASVAITHVINRHMVEDTPDQEDVPCASMRQLALHLFGKSFAGLKWPVNQPSNPSDGDGEDVDTSSENVLEEVERLDCPLDVGVLSGLENTLEDYIFNVEKSKQKRKLLYPEFQSFYLSCPTTQRAPAELRNVQSLLDCGFFPQALEELQASLHPGVLPPAQLVLTLMQHALDGAAKPYTLSMFRTTLHNILRINSPWGSAAYVKYFQNILQCPECKAGVWSLLSTSFRVCMSSAATCHSLPSPARSELIGFHGDLQEFILRLFQLELHAVNSGLTTTVPWSTILGNAFWTVWERSTLSSKAVQQLAELLVEAYQWAQSCTEVDAVHGQRLLLRLQELLEVVGEFWCQAHSTLNRPLVDKGLQELGEHIAILCLGQGTDVAPDFLLELVPSMLCSQLRLVTADALYRFVCRRNGIITGTEPLSLRKIVSTYLKALGSLCARRPTADPSPRLGAEPALASCASQKPSSGLKGGVCVCLAQEKTTPHVA; from the exons ATGCAAGGAGAGGTCTCTC GCATGTCCGCCTTTGATGTCCCTGTGCAGCAATGTCCCGCAGAAAGACGGCGCACGTTTCAGATATCAGGAATCAAGGATGCACACAGCAAAGGGAGGCTGCTCCGTGCTATAAAGCAGCTCGATGGAATGTACATCGGAGGCCCG ATTTACAGGGAGAGCATCACCCATCTGATCGTCTCCCAGGCTGTGCCCAGTGAAAAGTTCCTAGCAGCATGTGCTGGAG GGAAGTGGGTTGTCACGCCAGAGTACCTGCTGGACAGCGTGAAGCTGAATAAATGGCTGCCTGAGGGCCCCTATGAGGTGAACCTCTCGGTCCGAAGCCCTGGCCTCCCCAACCCTGTGAaggcatggagagagaaggtgtcCTGGGGACTGGTGTCTGGGGCCTTCCAG GACTGGGTGGTGCTGCTGAATGTGGTTGACTTCAAGCGGAGGGACATTATCAGCAG GATCCTGAAGGCAGGCAGGGCTGTTGTGTACCTGGAGAGGCCCGCCTCAGTGGCCATCACTCATGTGATAAACAGACACATGGTGGAGGACACACCTGACCAGGAGGATGTTCCCTGTGCGTCCATGCGGCAGCTCGCTCTGCATCTATTCGGG AAATCATTTGCTGGATTGAAATGGCCTGTCAATCAGCCGAGCAATCCCAGCGATGGGGACGGCGAAGACGTAGACACCTCGTCTGAGAATgtgttggaggaggtggagaggctgGACTGCCCACTGGATGTAGGAGTGCTCTCAGGTCTGGAGAATACGCTGGAGGACTACATATTCAATGTGGAG AAATCGAAGCAGAAGAGAAAGCTGCTCTACCCAGAGTTCCAGAGCTTCTACCTGTCTTGTCCCACCACTCAG CGGGCCCCGGCGGAGCTGAGGAACGTCCAGAGCCTGCTGGACTGCGGCTTCTTCCCGCAGGCGTTGGAGGAGCTCCAGGCCTCGCTGCACCCCGGGGTGCTTCCTCCGGCCCAGCTCGTGCTCACGCTCATGCAGCACGCCCTGGAC GGTGCAGCAAAGCCGTACACGCTCAGCATGTTCCGTACAACCCTCCACAACATCCTGCGCATCAACTCTCCCTGGGGCTCGGCCGCCTATGTGAAGTACTTCCAGAACATTCTGCAGTGTCCGGAGTGCAAGGCAGGCGTGTGGTCCCTCCTCAGTACGTCCTTCAG GGTGTGCATGTCCAGCGCCGCTACCTGTCACTCACTGCCAAGCCCCGCCCGCTCGGAGCTCATCGGCTTCCACGGCGACCTGCAGGAATTCATCCTCAGGCTGTTCCAGCTGGAGCTGCACGCCGTGAATTCTGG CTTGACGACGACCGTGCCGTGGTCCACGATACTGGGCAACGCCTTCTGGACGGTGTGGGAGAGGTCGACTCTGAGCTCTAAGGCCGTGCAGCAGCTGGCCGAGCTGCTGGTGGAAGCGTATCAGTGGGCCCAGTCCTGCACGGag GTGGACGCTGTGCACGggcagaggctgctgctgcgtctgcaggagctgctggaggtggtgggCGAGTTCTGGTGCCAGGCCCACAGCACGCTCAACCGGCCGCTGGTGGACAAGGGCCTGCAGGAGCTGGGCGAGCACATCGCTATCCTCTGCCTAGGACAGGGCACAG ATGTGGCACCAGACTTCCTGTTGGAGCTCGTTCCCAGCATGCTCTGCTCCCAGCTGCGCTTGGTCACGGCCGACGCCCTCTACCGCTTCGTCTGCCGCAGGAACGGCATCATCACGGGAACGGAGCCGCTCTCTCTCAGGAAGATT gtgtCCACCTATTTGAAGGCCCTGGGGAGTCTGTGTGCGCGCCGGCCCACTGCTGACCCTTCGCCACGGCTGGGAGCTGAACCCGCCCTCGCCAGCTGTGCCAGCCAGAAGCCAAGCTCGGG